The Corynebacterium marinum DSM 44953 genome contains the following window.
CTCGTCCATGAGCAGGATGTCCGGGTCGGCCACCAGACCGCGGGCCACACCCACCCGCTGGGCCTGCCCGCCCGAGAGCTCCGCCGGGTAACGCGAGCCCAGGGCCGGGTCCAGGCCGACGAGCCGGAGCAGCTCGGCGGCGCGCTCGCGGGCTTCGCCGCGCCCCGTGCCGTTCAGTCGGGCGACCACCGCCACGTTGTCGTTCACCGTGCGGTGCGGCAACAGCCCGGAGTGCTGCATGACGTACCCGATGGACCGGCGCAGCCGGACGGGATCGCTGTCGGCGATATCCTCGCCGCGCACCAGAACCCGCCCCGAATCCGGGGAGATCATCCGGTTGACCATCCGCAGCAGGGTGGTTTTCCCGCAGCCGGAGGGGCCGACGAACACCGTCGTCGTGCCGGGGCGGACCCGGTGGCTGAACTCCCCGACGGCCGGCCGGCCCGCACCCGGATAGGTTCTGCTGACCTTCTCGAATTCGATCATGCCCATGCTCTTCCCACGGTCGGCGGACGTTGGAGGCCCAGTCTAGGTGCCCGGTGGCCCCTGCGGCGCGATGACGTGGCGGGGCGCCGGCCGCCCGGCCCGCGCCCCGCGGTTGACCGGGCAGGCACAATGGGAGGCATGGAATCGGCGACCCTTCTCGACACCGGAACGGTCCTGCGTGAACGGGGCGGGGAATTCCGGGACGCGGTGCAGCAGCACCTCTACCAGGAGGTCCTGGAGTCCCGTCAGGTCTTCCCCCTCTCCCTGCGGCACACGCACCTGGAACTCGCGGACGCCTGCGCATGGGTGCTCGAACGCACCCCGCGCACCGGTGCGCTTCCGCCGGAGCTGATCGAGCGGCTGCGCCGGCTGGGCCGTGACCACCGCCGGCACGGTTTCCCCGCCGACGTCTACCCCGCCTTCGCCCGGGCCCTGCGCCACGGCCTGCAGGTGCTCGGGGCGCCGGCCGCCGACGCCGCGTCCCGCGCCC
Protein-coding sequences here:
- a CDS encoding ABC transporter ATP-binding protein, yielding MIEFEKVSRTYPGAGRPAVGEFSHRVRPGTTTVFVGPSGCGKTTLLRMVNRMISPDSGRVLVRGEDIADSDPVRLRRSIGYVMQHSGLLPHRTVNDNVAVVARLNGTGRGEARERAAELLRLVGLDPALGSRYPAELSGGQAQRVGVARGLVADPDILLMDEPFGAVDPVVRRGLQEEVLAIKESMGTTILMVTHDIDEAFLLGDEIVLLGDAAAIEQVGRAEDFITAPASEAVREFTGADSRFLSVREHDGRRMVVDRNGRVRGVLE